The Coffea arabica cultivar ET-39 chromosome 1e, Coffea Arabica ET-39 HiFi, whole genome shotgun sequence genome has a window encoding:
- the LOC113697360 gene encoding benzyl alcohol O-benzoyltransferase-like isoform X1, with product MGSKPLTFRVTRQKPELVRPAKSTPRECKRLSDINDQDGLRFQAPVIQFYRSDDDHEGLGLHCTNMVGVHITQKYRETQGNIKCEGLKVRTEKKTRPNNRSVN from the exons ATGGGATCAAAGCCTCTGACATTCAGGGTGACCAGACAAAAGCCGGAGCTGGTCCGTCCGGCCAAGTCCACTCCTCGGGAATGCAAGCGCCTCTCTGACATCAACGATCAAGATGGTCTTCGCTTTCAAGCCCCTGTCATCCAATTTTACCGCAGCGATGATGATCATGAAGGTCTAGGATTACATTGCACTAACATG GTGGGAGTCCACATAACACAGAAGTACCGAGAAACTCAAGGGAACATTAAA TGTGAAGGCCTCAAAGTGAGAACTGAGAAGAAGACTAGACCAAATAACAGGTCAGTCAATTGA
- the LOC113697360 gene encoding benzyl alcohol O-benzoyltransferase-like isoform X2, whose amino-acid sequence MGSKPLTFRVTRQKPELVRPAKSTPRECKRLSDINDQDGLRFQAPVIQFYRSDDDHEGLGLHCTNMVGVHITQKYRETQGNIKVCNCVKASK is encoded by the exons ATGGGATCAAAGCCTCTGACATTCAGGGTGACCAGACAAAAGCCGGAGCTGGTCCGTCCGGCCAAGTCCACTCCTCGGGAATGCAAGCGCCTCTCTGACATCAACGATCAAGATGGTCTTCGCTTTCAAGCCCCTGTCATCCAATTTTACCGCAGCGATGATGATCATGAAGGTCTAGGATTACATTGCACTAACATG GTGGGAGTCCACATAACACAGAAGTACCGAGAAACTCAAGGGAACATTAAAGTATGCAACTG TGTGAAGGCCTCAAAGTGA